In Bacteriovorax stolpii, a single genomic region encodes these proteins:
- a CDS encoding flagellar basal body P-ring protein FlgI codes for MKVCALALTLLLTTPVFAAPSRLKDITTVKGVRENPVIGYGLVIGLNGTGDAGGEITNSSLKKMFEKLGLNPKSEITSKNVAAVVVTGKLPPFARVGQKIDLVVSSIGDASSLAGGTLLVTPLKAGDGNIYAVASGPLSIGGLKKGAKFATTATLPSGATVEREVITEFEKKNSLRLSLNIPDFTTAARVEKVINEELGGKFASAKDSTTIDLVVPNQYERNIVQLMAIIENFKVNTDSAAKIVINERTGTIVAGGDVMVKPVAISHGDLTIEVKGEGDAKAAKPGSVYYMEKGTTLSELVKSLNAFGVAPEDLISIFQTLKRDGALVGEIELI; via the coding sequence ATGAAAGTATGTGCACTGGCCCTTACTCTACTTTTAACGACTCCAGTTTTTGCTGCTCCTTCTAGACTTAAGGACATCACAACGGTTAAAGGAGTTCGTGAAAACCCTGTCATCGGATACGGTTTGGTTATCGGTCTTAATGGCACAGGAGATGCTGGTGGAGAAATCACTAACTCTTCTCTTAAAAAAATGTTTGAGAAACTAGGTTTAAATCCTAAGTCTGAAATTACATCTAAAAACGTAGCAGCTGTTGTTGTTACAGGAAAGCTTCCTCCATTTGCCCGCGTAGGACAAAAAATTGACCTTGTCGTTTCAAGTATCGGAGACGCTTCTTCTCTTGCTGGTGGAACACTGCTAGTGACTCCACTTAAAGCAGGTGATGGGAATATTTATGCTGTAGCCAGCGGTCCCCTTTCAATTGGTGGATTAAAAAAAGGGGCTAAGTTTGCGACGACTGCAACTCTTCCAAGTGGAGCAACTGTTGAGCGTGAAGTGATCACTGAATTTGAAAAGAAAAATTCACTAAGATTAAGTCTTAATATCCCCGACTTCACAACTGCTGCCCGCGTGGAAAAAGTGATCAATGAAGAACTAGGTGGAAAGTTTGCTTCGGCAAAAGACTCAACGACGATTGATCTGGTTGTTCCAAACCAGTACGAAAGAAACATCGTGCAGTTAATGGCGATCATCGAAAACTTCAAAGTAAACACTGACTCTGCTGCCAAGATCGTTATCAACGAAAGAACCGGAACAATCGTGGCCGGTGGAGACGTTATGGTAAAACCAGTGGCCATCAGCCACGGGGACCTGACAATCGAGGTTAAGGGCGAAGGCGATGCTAAGGCCGCTAAACCTGGTTCAGTCTATTACATGGAAAAAGGTACAACCTTGAGTGAATTAGTCAAAAGTTTAAATGCTTTTGGTGTAGCTCCAGAAGATTTGATCTCTATCTTTCAAACACTTAAACGAGACGGAGCTCTCGTGGGTGAAATTGAACTGATCTAA
- a CDS encoding rod-binding protein, which yields MSDTKINPQINRGISVNDQVKPKELNQGRTIDDRQYIPKQFKDVAASMEQQFAEMMVEQMAKTVDEADSEGGGGMAMDYYKSLQKGERAKALTEQNNLGLQDMILNQIYPKRMRNEVALRQYEAQANRIHQNLPSYKIDRKTDTIEMGKNDSTPMSDEKALSDKNESGGLQ from the coding sequence ATGAGTGATACTAAAATCAATCCCCAAATTAACCGCGGTATTTCCGTCAATGATCAGGTAAAGCCTAAAGAGCTTAACCAAGGCAGAACTATTGATGACCGCCAGTACATCCCAAAACAATTCAAAGACGTCGCTGCAAGCATGGAACAACAGTTTGCGGAAATGATGGTTGAGCAAATGGCCAAGACTGTTGATGAAGCTGATTCCGAAGGCGGCGGCGGGATGGCCATGGACTATTACAAGTCCCTACAGAAGGGCGAACGTGCCAAAGCTCTGACAGAGCAAAACAATCTGGGACTTCAAGACATGATTTTGAACCAGATTTATCCCAAAAGAATGCGAAATGAGGTAGCTTTAAGGCAATATGAAGCCCAGGCGAACCGCATACACCAGAATTTGCCTAGCTATAAAATTGACAGGAAAACGGATACAATTGAAATGGGGAAGAATGATTCTACCCCAATGTCTGATGAAAAAGCTCTTTCAGACAAGAATGAAAGCGGAGGCTTACAATGA
- the flgM gene encoding flagellar biosynthesis anti-sigma factor FlgM: MSKVDSTSSRSIFLPNKRESGKVGSTGLTRNSDIRREELETFSKNDSKVDIPDAIKDFSRIKKVADAAPAIDNTDKIARLKAQIAAGTYNVDAGDLADKIMEQEF, translated from the coding sequence ATGAGCAAAGTTGACAGTACATCATCTCGCTCGATCTTCCTTCCAAACAAACGCGAAAGCGGAAAAGTTGGATCTACAGGTCTTACAAGAAATTCAGATATCAGAAGAGAAGAGCTAGAAACATTCTCGAAAAATGATTCAAAAGTAGATATCCCTGATGCAATCAAGGACTTCTCTCGCATTAAAAAAGTAGCTGATGCTGCTCCTGCGATCGATAACACAGATAAAATTGCACGCTTAAAAGCTCAAATCGCAGCGGGAACATACAATGTAGACGCTGGGGATTTAGCAGATAAAATCATGGAACAAGAGTTTTAA
- the flgN gene encoding flagellar export chaperone FlgN: MKDKLALLYFEVTNLWKQFCEEHNELFNLTCDEYSLLLKSDLELLEEKINEKNECIARIGTLEMMRRDLIKDISALYPEKNIDSVSALLEVMSNYEIESNQKHLFRFNALLIDIIEKIQAQNKRNQLFINKALHSLQQIRIEASGKKNYSTYSAKGSAVTTST; this comes from the coding sequence ATGAAAGATAAACTGGCCCTACTCTATTTTGAAGTCACCAATCTATGGAAGCAGTTCTGTGAAGAGCACAACGAGCTTTTCAATCTTACGTGTGACGAATACTCGCTTCTTTTAAAAAGCGACCTTGAGCTATTAGAAGAAAAAATCAACGAAAAAAATGAATGTATCGCTCGCATCGGGACTCTGGAAATGATGAGAAGAGACCTGATTAAAGATATCAGCGCTCTTTATCCTGAAAAAAATATCGACAGCGTTTCAGCACTGCTGGAAGTTATGTCGAACTACGAAATTGAAAGCAATCAAAAACACCTGTTCCGTTTCAATGCATTGTTAATCGACATCATTGAAAAGATTCAGGCGCAAAATAAACGCAACCAACTTTTTATCAACAAAGCACTACACTCACTTCAGCAAATTCGCATCGAAGCCTCGGGAAAGAAAAACTACTCGACTTATTCTGCGAAGGGCTCTGCGGTAACGACGAGCACGTAA
- the flgK gene encoding flagellar hook-associated protein FlgK, with the protein MADLLGIGKSGLNVSKKALEVTGHNLSNVNTEGYSRQRVMQSTAIPVSVGGFVQGTGVKVDGVRRFNDEFIDKRLNTALANNKFYEARTEHLEQVENIFNELDSDGLNQVINKFFNSFRELANQPENETIRSVVRDNANLVIKDFRRIRGTLDTQSGNIDRKIQNSVADVNQLLRHIADLNGKITTIEAAQGETGDLRDQRDMALRNLSENFKIHTYVDEKNRFIVTAQGIGTLVTGLHVQELGTVTQNKNDSSNGMNGSVEVVLKDRPSQKITDLFKGGTLAAIIKVRNEDLKKLQNDIDGIAYQFTSSVNSIHRQGFVNRQITIGADGKPAAVDHKGLTTGLDFFKQPLSVEEAGNEIDLSDSVKADLSNIAAALSPNAPGDNRVAIAISKLQHERISGDGSVTLEEKYLQTIGNIGLETGKARIDSEQATGILAQANSLRERLTGVSIDEETANMIRFQQAYQASAKIMQAADDMFKTVLELKR; encoded by the coding sequence GTGGCTGATTTATTAGGCATTGGGAAATCCGGTCTTAACGTTTCAAAGAAAGCCCTTGAGGTGACCGGGCACAACTTGTCTAACGTCAACACTGAAGGCTACTCGCGCCAGCGTGTCATGCAGTCTACGGCCATTCCTGTTTCTGTCGGAGGATTCGTTCAAGGAACCGGGGTAAAAGTTGATGGTGTTAGACGCTTTAACGATGAATTCATCGACAAGCGCTTAAACACCGCTCTTGCTAACAATAAATTCTACGAAGCCAGAACTGAGCACCTTGAGCAAGTTGAAAACATCTTCAACGAGCTGGACTCAGACGGATTAAACCAGGTTATCAACAAATTCTTTAACTCATTTAGAGAGCTTGCCAATCAACCAGAAAACGAAACGATCAGATCAGTTGTTCGCGACAACGCGAACCTGGTTATTAAAGACTTCCGACGTATCCGCGGAACTCTTGATACTCAATCAGGAAACATCGACAGAAAGATTCAAAACTCTGTTGCTGATGTTAACCAGCTTCTTCGTCACATTGCTGACCTTAACGGAAAGATTACGACGATTGAAGCCGCTCAAGGTGAAACCGGAGACCTTCGCGACCAACGCGACATGGCCCTAAGAAACCTTTCTGAAAATTTTAAAATTCACACTTATGTTGATGAAAAAAATCGCTTTATCGTAACAGCTCAGGGAATCGGGACACTGGTAACAGGTCTTCACGTTCAGGAGCTAGGTACTGTCACTCAGAATAAAAACGATTCTAGTAACGGAATGAATGGTTCCGTTGAAGTTGTTTTAAAAGACCGTCCATCACAAAAGATCACTGACCTTTTTAAAGGCGGAACGTTAGCGGCGATTATTAAAGTAAGAAATGAAGACTTAAAAAAACTGCAAAACGATATCGATGGAATCGCCTACCAATTCACGTCTTCAGTAAACTCTATCCACCGCCAGGGATTCGTTAACCGCCAAATCACTATTGGTGCAGATGGAAAACCTGCGGCCGTAGACCACAAAGGTTTAACGACAGGTCTCGATTTCTTTAAGCAGCCTCTTTCAGTAGAAGAGGCCGGTAACGAAATCGATCTTTCAGATTCTGTTAAAGCGGACCTCAGTAACATTGCGGCAGCTCTTTCGCCAAATGCTCCGGGTGATAACCGTGTAGCGATTGCGATTTCAAAACTTCAGCACGAAAGAATTTCAGGTGACGGAAGCGTGACCCTGGAAGAAAAATACTTACAGACGATTGGTAATATCGGTCTGGAAACAGGTAAAGCGCGCATCGACTCTGAACAGGCCACGGGAATTCTTGCTCAGGCAAACAGTCTAAGAGAGAGATTAACGGGTGTTTCAATCGATGAAGAAACGGCCAACATGATTCGCTTCCAGCAAGCCTACCAGGCTTCAGCGAAGATCATGCAGGCTGCAGATGATATGTTTAAAACAGTACTGGAATTAAAACGCTAG